In Harmonia axyridis chromosome X, icHarAxyr1.1, whole genome shotgun sequence, a single window of DNA contains:
- the LOC123686278 gene encoding solute carrier family 35 member C2 translates to MFGRRNNLKYKVVENETIYEDADDFEPVKKDSTSYSFAQTSLFTLLLIVVYYIPSIGLTFYQHWLYETIHFPLTTVLIHLVVKFVLALFVRLFLERKQVKKRIVYGWKDYVISFGPPGISSGIDVGFSNYGLELITISLYTMTKSTTIVFILIFCILLKLEKKSWSLFSIVVMISIGLMLFTYKSTQFNFLGFLLTLLASVCSGIRWTFVQLLMQKQKMGVQNPIDMMYHMQPWMILSVLPFAIAIEGNMVIVNCQLFLSDGYNTFLYVLFKIVAGAFVAFFMEIGEMLLVTYTSSLTLSVAGIFKEVFVLGLAILWNGDQLSPVNLAGLFLCLCGISSHVIHKLRGDGKKTPTRRYVEDSEHQELDGLVDKFSNNDLTSESDEEKSDSQVIFDILKNRDR, encoded by the exons ATGTTTGGAAGGaggaataatttgaaatataaagTGGTAGAAAATGAAACTATCTACGAAGATGCAGACGATTTTGAGCCTGTCAAAAAAGATTCTACATCCTACAGCTTTGCACAAACATCTCTTTTCACTTTACTTCTTATAGTTGTCTATTATATTCCATCTATTGGTTTAACGTTTTATCAGCATTGGCTGTATGAG acTATTCACTTTCCATTAACTACAGTTCTAATTCACCTTGTTGTAAAATTTGTATTAGCTCTATTTGTAAGGTTATTTTTGGAGCGCAAGCAAGTAAAAAAAAGAATTGTGTATGGATGGAAGGATTATGTGATTTCTTTTGGACCACCTGGAATTTCTAGTGGAATAGATGTAGGGTTTTCCAATTATGGTCTTGAACTGATTACAATTTCATT GTACACTATGACAAAATCAACcacaattgtttttattcttattttctgtatattaCTGAAGTTGGAGAAAAAA tcttGGAGCCTCTTTAGTATAGTTGTTATGATATCTATAGGTTTGATGTTGTTCACTTACAAATCTACTCAGTTCAACTTTCTTGGATTTTTACTAACATTGCTAGCTTCTGTTTGCTCAGGGATTAGATGGACTTTTGTTCAATTGCTtatgcaaaaacaaaaaatgggtGTACAGAATCCAATTGACATGATGTATCATATGCAACCCTGGATGATTTTATCAGTATTGCCATTTGCGATTGCAATAGAAG ggAATATGGTTATTGTTAATTGTCAGCTATTTTTATCTGATGGTTACAACACATTTCTATATGTTCTTTTCAAAATCGTAGCAGGTGCGTTTGTtgcattttttatggaaattggtGAAATGTTACTAGTCACTTACACTTCAAGTCTGACCTTGTCTGTAGCAGGAATTTTCAAA GAAGTATTTGTTCTGGGTCTTGCAATTTTATGGAATGGAGATCAGCTATCGCCTGTGAACTTAGCAGGCCTATTTCTTTGCCTGTGTGGTATTTCAAGCCACGTTATCCACAAATTGAGGGGGGATGGTAAGAAGACTCCAACTCGTCGTTATGTAGAGGATTCGGAACATCAAGAGCTAGACGGACTTGTtgataaattttcaaacaatGATCTCACTAGCGAAAGTGATGAGGAAAAGAGCGACAGTCAAGTAATTTTTGACATTCTGAAGAATCGTGATCGGTAG